Genomic segment of Hippocampus zosterae strain Florida chromosome 12, ASM2543408v3, whole genome shotgun sequence:
GAAAATGACACCCGGCAAATCAGAAAACATTAGCATTCAGTTTGCGTTTCCCCATGTTGTTGACGCTAACAGAGTCTTGAATTTCTGAAGTTAAAAAATGGACCGCTGAATACCATTTTTTTGTACTGCTTATTAAATGCAGAATTATAAAATAAGTACCAATGTCTGTTTCTTTGCTTGGGTCTTTTAAGCAGACACACCAGCAGCAGACAAATTCCCTCACATGTGAAGTTATTTCGTACTCTTTAATGGCAACTAATGTTCTGCAAGGGTTCATCCCTGGAGGTGCAACTCATCATTGACCTGTCAGCTGTTCTCTCTAACTTTTGTTTTCAACATGTCACTTGAGATTAGAGCCTAAACACTTGAGGAGATCTTTTGTCTCGAGACATTTGAAACATGCGGCATGCTGCTCTTCACACAAACACTAAAGCAAGAAACAGACTTTTAGCAGCTTAGTAGAGAGCAGCAAATTGTGCAAAGTGAAACACTGAACAGATGCACACAAATGTTCGCAGTTAGGCACCTGTGgatttgcatatgtgtagttttattcaaatttattttcaatatttgtatttgtttttttattcccccctcccatgtttttcatggaaaactgGAATTGAATGTTTCCCAGCATTTTTTGCAGAactgttttaatttaatttaattttttcccccaatgtaTTTTAATGGAAGCGACTCGAGATCACAGTAGAtataatttgaaatatttttatttcaaggaTTTTATTATACGAGGCTCGGACGCTCCGTGTCTTTGGTCGCGCACATTTGTGTGACAAAAGTAAAATTTTAGTCAGATTCCTGTCTTTGTTCCGGGTTGAAGTATCTCAAAGGTATCGCAGAAGTTGTGTAGCAAATTCAGAGTGATATTGTAGTCTCAGAAATGACTTTCAAATGatggtactgtatttatttggaAGTAACTTGCTCAGCACTGGTAGTTACGCAATGAAACGTTCCACAATGTGACAGCATACATTATTTGTGCAAGTTACATAACAACTTGTGACAAGCGCTGCTCAACAAAATCTTAACTTTTCACCTTCCAGTCTTGAGATAATTGGTAGCTTAACCAAGACACACCAATGACAACAACACTTTTGAAATGGAATGTTCAGTGACACAAGACTTTTTCCAAGCATCTGTGACAAAGACGCATAATGACAGAGACTGAGCCAGTGTGTCTTGAACACAGCGAGAAGAGGAAACCAGGCAAACCACAACATCCAGGCTGAAGCGGAGAAGGTACGAACGCCCAAACTCAATATTTCTAAAGgtacattttaacatttatctGCTCGACTAAGCATCATCCAGGATCAAGAAGTGATTTAATGTGGACTGCTACTATTTCACTGACCTCTCTGAGTGTtgccaatttaaaaaaggattgaGGAATGTTCAAATTGCATCGGCCAAAATTGAAATCTTCTCATCGGACTCCTGTGAGAAGTGAGAAATTAATCGAGCAAAACAATAAACCACAGAGACTCAGGCGCTAATACAAATTTCTCTGTTCAACAATTCAAGGTAATCACGATAATTTGACAATTTAATCAAGTATGGCACATTATTAGCTTGTCAATAAAGTattagaaatgtgtgcattataaTCACAATTACAAATATAATTTGAGATGACCTTATTGTGATggagggtttgtgtgtcccaatgactCTAGGGACTCGAAACTAGGTATACATTTTCGATAGTTTTATATCCCATCCAGTTCCTTTTCAACAGTCAGTATaggcagaacttttttttccccacgtttGAGGCATTTTGTCCACAAAAGATTTGTtgcgattttattttgaagcagaGTAATGAAGACAGTGAGGAAGGAAATGTTTCAGCGTAATACTGTAGTAATGTTGTAACCTCCAATATTGGCAGGCAAAATGCAGCTGTTGTGGATGGACTGTGTGGCAATTCCTCTTTGGATTTTAACCATGAGAGAGTTGCCGAACACAGCGTCACGGGGTATGTTCAACAACCACCCAAGCTGCCACTGCACGATTTAACTGAATGGATTTTTTACTCGATAGCTGGTGTTACATACCCATACAGGTGTGAGGAGCAACACAAAGAAGCTGATGATCTTACGATCAACTGCAAAGCTACAGCTGAATGGTGAACCAGATGTTTCGAACTTTCGTCGTACACTTGGACAAACCATTTAGTTTACAGCGGAACAGTATCTCCCATGTCTTCTTTCTCAACACACGACAGGTGTCATCTCATGTGGCAAGATCCCTTCACCCAGTGCCATGTGCACATCAACCCAGAGCCCTTTGTATCAGCCTGTGTCAATAATTTGTGCCGATATCCTGCAGTGGACGGTCTCAAATGCCACTTCATGGAGGCTTATGTCCGAGCCTGCCACGGCCAAAGCAATGTCAGCATTGATGGCTGGAGGTCAATGGCTAAATGTGGTAAGGACGCGATGTTTTCTCATAACACGAGATGGAGGTCCGTACAGAATTCTTGCCAGCCAAATACTGGTTAGATCGACTTTGTACTTGGGGATTATTGCtctattttttaatcaatttggtAATAGCTTCGTTTTCAAATGATGTGGAAATTATTCAGAATTATGGTTTCATGACAAAGCTACGGATTTTTCATGATACTCTATCCAGATGCTGGTCCTCAGGCCCTCTGCCAAGACAAATACTGCAGCAAACATGAGTTCTGTGGCGAAGGTTATGATGGCAAAACCCACTGTCTATACCGCGCCATTTTCGCCTACAACTACAGATCCACGGACAAGTTTGGTATGTTGATGACAACTCCTGAAAATagctttgtcttttttaatttttgctgACTGACTCTTGTCAAATCTGTGTTCAGGTGAGCCAATGGTTTGCAGCCATTCATCTGCATCGATGGACATGTTCTGTTGCCTTCTAGCGGAGAAAGGTATCGACAACACAAAGCTTCACCTGAATGATGAGCGATGCAAAGGTGTATAGATGCATAGACAATGAAACCCACATGGTGAAATTCAACTTCTCTCGGGACACCACTTGCGGTGCAGTCATCAAGGTGTGTACTCCCGTACAAAACAGACACTTTTCCTTTCACCACTGTTTCATTGGTTGTATCTAGACCGCAATAGGTAATAATATAATCGATGCATACTATATTTGATCCTGTAGGCAAACAACACCAAAATAACCTACCAAAACATCATTGCGACTCCTAACATCTCCACTGTGGTGACCCGTTCCAACAAATTGCTCATGGATTTCTCCTGCCATTTTGACCAACCGGACCTCGAGGGTATGGCCATCAAAATGATAGACAGGTGAGTGGCCGGTGTGCCGTTGCAGCTATACTACCTAAAACGAGTTACAGTGTATGAGATACGTCAAACAGCAActctattttgttgttttttgctttgcagCCCCGTGATTAAACACTTCACGTCGGGAGAGTGGAATTACACCTTGACCATGGCAGCATACACCGACCCTGACAGAACACGATTCGTAGAGTAAAGCTCTGGGATCCGGCTGAATCAGAAGATCTGGGTCGAGATCAAGGCATACGGACTGGGTGGAAGTGCAATTTCTGTGGTGACGGAGTCCTGCTGGGCTACTAATCAATCGACTTCAAACGGAAGCCTTCGATATGACCTCATCAGTGCAGGTGAGTCTCGCTCCGAATGTCAACAAAGATGTCGTCACTGGTTGCGCACGTCATGTCTGCGATGCTTGTTTCCAAGCAGATGTCCCAACCCTGCAGATGGAACGATTCAGATTGAAGGCAATGGAGAAGGAACATCTAATTATTTCTCTTTCAACGCATTCAAGTTCTCGgacaacaacaatgaaatgtTTCTGCACTGCAGAGTAGAGCTGTGCGTA
This window contains:
- the LOC127611389 gene encoding LOW QUALITY PROTEIN: uromodulin-like (The sequence of the model RefSeq protein was modified relative to this genomic sequence to represent the inferred CDS: substituted 1 base at 1 genomic stop codon) yields the protein MDSLFMCLCQCNVVTSNIGRQNAAVVDGLCGNSSLDFNHERVAEHSVTGCEEQHKEADDLTINCKATAEWCHLMWQDPFTQCHVHINPEPFVSACVNNLCRYPAVDGLKCHFMEAYVRACHGQSNVSIDGWRSMAKCDAGPQALCQDKYCSKHEFCGEGYDGKTHCLYRAIFAYNYRSTDKFGEPMVCSHSSASMDMFCCLLAEKGIDNTKLHLNDERCKGANNTKITYQNIIATPNISTVVTRSNKLLMDFSCHFDQPDLEGMAIKMIDSPVIKHFTSGEWNYTLTMAAYTDPDRTRFVEXSSGIRLNQKIWVEIKAYGLGGSAISVVTESCWATNQSTSNGSLRYDLISAGCPNPADGTIQIEGNGEGTSNYFSFNAFKFSDNNNEMFLHCRVELCVQQGDSCIRGKLHFHKQ